The Chitinivibrionales bacterium genome contains a region encoding:
- a CDS encoding N-formylglutamate amidohydrolase has protein sequence MKLPVLITIPHGGTSVPPEINDHIALTPEDILKDGDAFTREIYDLRNNAVDTIISETARAIIDVNRAPDDFPPGNPDGVLKSVTCYNKSVYLPGKTPESKTADLLLKRYYASFHRKINNSLARNKELKLGLDCHSMAAFAPPISPDRQSPRPAICLGNRRGQSCPFPLVEKLRERLSDAFAVSKNDIRINDPFAGGYIIGTYGNEPIPWIQIELNRNLYMTLPSKEGEKILQDNTRIQDVNRKLNQGLQSFFRSCGL, from the coding sequence ATGAAACTCCCTGTCCTGATTACCATCCCCCATGGTGGCACATCTGTACCACCCGAAATTAACGATCATATTGCACTTACACCGGAGGATATTCTCAAAGATGGAGACGCCTTTACCCGGGAGATATACGACCTGCGCAATAATGCGGTCGATACAATTATCTCGGAAACGGCCCGTGCGATTATCGACGTCAATCGTGCTCCCGATGATTTTCCACCGGGGAACCCTGATGGAGTTCTGAAAAGCGTTACCTGTTATAATAAATCGGTGTATTTGCCCGGAAAAACACCCGAAAGCAAAACTGCAGACCTGCTGCTGAAACGGTATTATGCCTCATTTCACCGAAAAATCAACAATTCTCTTGCAAGAAATAAGGAATTAAAGCTCGGATTGGACTGCCATTCAATGGCGGCATTCGCTCCTCCGATATCCCCGGACAGACAAAGTCCCCGACCCGCAATATGCCTTGGCAATCGCAGAGGTCAAAGCTGCCCTTTTCCCCTTGTGGAAAAACTCAGAGAGCGCCTTTCCGATGCCTTTGCTGTTTCGAAAAATGATATACGAATTAACGATCCCTTTGCAGGTGGCTATATTATCGGGACCTATGGGAACGAACCAATACCCTGGATTCAAATAGAACTCAACAGAAATTTATACATGACATTGCCTTCAAAGGAAGGCGAAAAAATTCTCCAGGATAATACAAGAATTCAAGACGTTAACCGAAAACTTAACCAGGGCTTACAAAGCTTTTTCCGCTCCTGCGGACTTTAA